Proteins co-encoded in one Arachis hypogaea cultivar Tifrunner chromosome 13, arahy.Tifrunner.gnm2.J5K5, whole genome shotgun sequence genomic window:
- the LOC112736860 gene encoding uncharacterized protein — MENPKTLYLSFSKSNSNFNHSDLLILCEILFENLGTAFRTLFSALPLFHDRHAAGSDPNPDQNSRIWPLVEDAAILLRCCMVSLTLLHSDQKFLVDKTRFLHRAPHAFVSVHVANCRLRFRNFVSGADVELSDSCRLFLCALLEVFADELLRHQTLRSYLMLVDSVSSMGEKLFVHNSMHHDFASVLLVIAVHFNLSVSNENAFENFVSRLFLHCDKDSRFPGLSPAPAISLLMDPTMPSAPKMFQAHVISLVSEAIDAGLDSTSLAPNINWYLIGFQKAVVLYSMHITHLQIDNFYSKSKCGYDLSQHKKHHPTFQSSILQVTNSKLNQVLLLSDNSCKISSKTKANILADCIAFMKGKQCIFADSCRGMADSILEGLIHRAFSQYPSRDGFCVKENTSARDICLLASILKFMGVSLMQAIKCLNNSGASGCLKTMENTSLHEKYGSLISHVRHFQEIKFCLPFQAFLCDLMKMQQTSHSVSKSMIVHFSGLLYISFSSELHLLAKGCIYVIMALMSLIAFEEGDLVSLDPLRHGRLKSCSIVVQSNNTEEGVGYGDKESIYKVVEQFIGIQKENLRSGSATSYTCNREAFLDCILGNPKELDDYDELVDFVVCTTGKDYFSWLNNRTRYRKQRHEKMIDQRKIKKKAVMNGKSCKRQKMGRSTKRQIWK, encoded by the exons ATGGAAAACCCTAAGACCCTATACCTCTCCTTCTCTAAATCCAATTCCAACTTCAACCACAGTGACCTTCTCATTCTTTGCGAAATCCTCTTCGAAAATCTCGGCACCGCATTCCGAACTCTCTTCTCTGCCCTCCCTCTCTTCCATGACCGTCACGCTGCCGGGTCAGATCCGAATCCGGATCAGAATTCACGGATTTGGCCGCTTGTTGAAGATGCTGCTATCCTTCTTCGCTGCTGCATGGTTTCTCTGACACTCCTTCACTCCGACCAGAAGTTCCTCGTCGACAAGACGCGTTTTCTCCACCGTGCACCCCACGCCTTCGTCTCCGTCCACGTCGCCAATTGCCGCCTGCGCTTCCGGAACTTCGTCTCAGGTGCTGACGTGGAACTATCCGATTCTTGCCGTCTGTTTCTGTGTGCGCTGCTAGAG GTTTTTGCAGATGAGCTTCTAAGACATCAAACTTTAAGAAGCTATCTCATGCTTGTCGATTCAGTATCTTCCATGGGTGAAAAGCTTTTTGTGCACAATTCCATGCATCATGATTTTGCAAGTGTTTTGTTGGTGATAGCTGTCCATTTTAATCTGTCAGTTTCTAATGAGAATGCTTTTGAGAATTTTGTCAGTAGATTATTTTTGCATTGTGACAAGGATTCTCGATTTCCTGGACTTAGCCCTGCACCTGCCATATCATTGCTTATGGACCCTACTATGCCTTCTGCACCAAAGATGTTCCAGGCACATGTaatctccttggtttctgaagCCATTGATGCTGGCTTAGATTCCACTAGTTTGGCTCCTAATATTAACTGGTACTTAATTGGATTCCAAAAAGCTGTTGTTTTGTACTCTATGCACATTACTCATTTGCAAATTGATAATTTTTACTCCAAATCGAAATGTGGCTATGATTTGTCCCAGCATAAGAAGCATCATCCAACATTTCAATCTTctattctgcaagtcacaaatagCAAATTAAACCAAGTCTTATTGCTGTCAGATAATTCATGCAAAATATCCTCCAAAACAAAAGCCAACATTTTGGCCGATTGCATTGCTTTTATGAAAGGGAAGCAGTGCATATTTGCTGATTCATGCAGGGGCATGGCTGACTCAATTTTGGAAGGCCTAATTCATCGAGCTTTCTCCCAATATCCTTCTAGAGATGGTTTTTGTGTAAAGGAAAATACCAGTGCCAGAGATATATGTCTTCTTGCATCCATATTGAAGTTCATGGGTGTTTCGTTGATGCAAGCGATTAAGTGTCTAAATAATAGTGGTGCTTCAGGTTGTTTGAAAACCATGGAAAATACCTCTCTCCACGAGAAATATGGTTCATTGATCAGCCATGTTCGCCATTTTCAAGAAATAAAGTTTTGCTTACCCTTTCAAGCGTTTTTGTGTGATTTGATGAAAATGCAACAAACAAGTCACAGTGTCTCAAAATCGATGATTGTGCATTTCTCTGGCTTGCTATATATAAGTTTTAGTAGTGAGCTACATTTGTTGGCAAAGGGGTGTATATATGTAATTATGGCACTGATGTCTCTCATTGCTTTTGAAGAAGGGGATTTAGTTTCTTTAGATCCATTAAGGCATGGACGACTGAAATCTTGCTCCATTGTAGTCCAATCTAATAATACTGAAGAG GGGGTCGGATATGGAGATAAAGAATCTATCTACAAAGTTGTAGAGCAGTTCATTGGAATTCAAAAGGAAAATTTAAG ATCAGGTTCTGCCACCTCCTACACCTGCAATAGGGAAGCTTTCCTTGATTGCATACTAGGAAACCCCAAAGAACTCGATGATTATGATGAACTTGTGGACTTCGTTGTCTGCACCACAGGAAAAGATTATTTCAGCTGGTTGAATAACCGCACACGATATCGAAAACAGAGACACGAGAAGATGATAGATCAAAGAAAGATTAAGAAGAAAGCAGTCATGAATGGAAAGTCTTGTAAGCGTCAGAAAATGGGTAGGTCTACCAAGCGTCAGATTTGGAAGTGA